The following are encoded together in the Petrotoga olearia DSM 13574 genome:
- a CDS encoding major tail protein, with translation MATIGLDRLYYAKITEDINGDETYETPKPLAKAISAELSVELAEATLYADDGAAEIVKEFKSGTLTLGIDDIGVAAAGDLTGATIDDNHVLISTSEDGGAPVAIGFRAQKANGKYRYFWLYRVKFGIPATNLATKGDSITFSTPTIEGTVLRRNKLDGQGKHPWKAEVNEGDEGVTSTVINSWFNEVYEPTFAASSGIGE, from the coding sequence ATGGCTACGATAGGTCTTGATAGGCTTTATTATGCAAAAATCACTGAAGACATAAACGGTGATGAAACCTATGAAACACCGAAACCTCTGGCAAAAGCAATCAGTGCAGAACTTTCCGTTGAGCTTGCTGAGGCAACTCTTTATGCAGATGATGGTGCTGCTGAGATTGTAAAAGAATTTAAAAGCGGTACCCTTACACTCGGTATTGATGATATAGGTGTAGCAGCTGCCGGAGATTTAACAGGAGCTACCATTGATGACAATCATGTGCTCATCTCAACCAGTGAGGATGGTGGAGCTCCAGTTGCGATTGGCTTCAGAGCACAAAAAGCAAACGGTAAATACCGATACTTTTGGCTGTATCGTGTGAAGTTTGGAATTCCTGCAACAAACTTAGCGACAAAAGGCGATAGTATCACTTTTTCAACCCCAACTATCGAAGGAACAGTGCTTCGAAGAAATAAGCTAGATGGTCAAGGTAAGCATCCATGGAAGGCGGAAGTTAACGAGGGTGATGAAGGGGTAACTTCAACGGTTATTAATAGCTGGTTCAACGAAGTGTATGAGCCCACATTCGCAGCTTCTAGTGGAATTGGAGAGTAA
- a CDS encoding phage tail protein yields the protein MADNFGLKIGVEGEKEFKNALRDINQAFKVLGSEMALISSQFDKNDKSIQALTARNEILEKTIDAQKEKIETLRSALDNASTSFGENDRRTQNWQIQLNKALAELNGMERELENNNKSLRDHSDATDESADNMEDAADAADELADNVDDVGNEMDDATKKTSVLGDVLKANLLSDAIIGGVKALGSAIAGIGKAFVGAMKDGVEYNAQMESYTASFTTMLGDEAKAQKLVNDLKKEAAATPFGMQDLAQSAQTLMSFGMSAEEAQIRMKQLGDISQGDAEKFKSLTLAFAQMSSTGKLTGQDLMQMINAGFNPLEEISRKTGKSIGELKEEMSKGAISADMVAEAFASATSEGGRFYGSMEAQSKTFSGQMATLEDGVASLKGQLAEGLTTMLSGTVLPMVNGWIDELSQAFEKDGVQGLIDAFGGILEEAVQFISEQLPIVVDIASQIIISLVQGLTSALPKITEAAVILLMTLVNGIIETLPALVTAGVQMIGTIVSGIAEALPQLIPAAVSAVIQIVQALLDNLPMILEAALQLVLGLTQGILDALPVLIAALPVIITGIVDFIIGAIPQIIEAGIQLLTSLISALPEIITVIVEAIPQIVDGLITAILGSIPQFIDAGVQLLVALVQNLPQIISTVITAIPKIVSSLVNAIIGSIPQIIQAGIMLLVSLIKNLPTIIVEVVKAVPQIITALVKGFTGSIWQMAQVGTNLIKGLWQGISDAGAWLWDKISGFFGGVVDKIKNFFGIHSPSTLFAGIGENLGEGIGVGFEKAMNSVSKDMQNAIPTDFDINSNLNMNGAGISSSYGTFEGSLITIQQMIVRSEDDIRKISQELYNLMQTGSRAQGRFITA from the coding sequence TTGGCAGATAATTTCGGTTTAAAAATCGGAGTGGAAGGCGAAAAGGAATTTAAAAATGCACTTCGTGATATTAACCAGGCATTTAAAGTCTTAGGTAGTGAGATGGCTCTAATCAGCTCCCAGTTTGATAAAAATGATAAGTCCATCCAAGCCTTAACAGCGCGTAATGAAATATTAGAAAAAACGATCGATGCACAAAAAGAAAAGATAGAGACACTACGATCTGCACTAGATAATGCCTCCACTTCTTTCGGAGAAAATGATCGTAGAACTCAAAATTGGCAGATTCAATTAAATAAAGCTTTGGCTGAGCTCAATGGCATGGAACGAGAACTTGAAAATAACAATAAGAGTTTGCGTGATCATTCCGATGCTACAGATGAAAGTGCTGACAACATGGAAGATGCTGCTGATGCAGCCGATGAACTTGCTGATAATGTTGATGATGTTGGCAATGAAATGGATGATGCCACTAAGAAAACCTCTGTTTTGGGAGATGTACTTAAAGCAAATCTGCTATCAGATGCCATAATCGGTGGAGTAAAAGCATTAGGCTCGGCTATTGCGGGAATAGGAAAAGCATTTGTGGGTGCGATGAAGGATGGCGTTGAATACAACGCTCAAATGGAAAGTTATACTGCATCGTTTACTACCATGCTGGGCGATGAGGCAAAAGCACAAAAGTTAGTGAATGATCTGAAAAAGGAAGCAGCGGCTACTCCATTTGGAATGCAAGATCTTGCTCAATCAGCCCAAACTCTTATGAGCTTTGGAATGTCTGCAGAAGAAGCTCAAATAAGAATGAAACAGTTGGGTGATATATCTCAGGGGGATGCCGAAAAATTCAAAAGTTTAACTTTAGCATTTGCACAGATGTCCTCAACCGGTAAGTTAACAGGGCAAGACCTAATGCAAATGATTAATGCAGGCTTTAACCCATTAGAGGAAATTTCACGTAAGACCGGAAAATCCATCGGTGAACTCAAGGAGGAAATGTCAAAAGGGGCAATTTCAGCAGACATGGTTGCGGAGGCATTTGCATCAGCAACATCAGAAGGTGGGCGTTTCTATGGTTCAATGGAAGCACAATCCAAAACTTTTTCTGGGCAAATGGCAACTCTTGAGGATGGAGTTGCTTCGTTAAAGGGGCAGCTTGCTGAAGGGTTAACAACCATGCTTTCTGGAACTGTTCTTCCGATGGTTAATGGTTGGATTGATGAATTATCTCAAGCCTTTGAGAAAGATGGTGTTCAAGGCTTAATTGATGCTTTTGGTGGAATCTTAGAAGAAGCAGTTCAATTTATTTCTGAGCAGTTGCCAATTGTAGTGGATATTGCTTCTCAAATAATTATTTCTCTAGTTCAAGGACTTACCTCTGCATTACCGAAGATAACAGAGGCGGCTGTCATACTACTGATGACATTAGTCAATGGAATCATTGAAACTTTACCAGCACTTGTTACGGCAGGAGTACAAATGATCGGAACTATTGTCAGTGGAATTGCAGAAGCACTGCCACAGTTAATTCCGGCTGCGGTATCAGCAGTGATACAAATTGTGCAGGCACTTTTGGATAACCTACCAATGATCCTAGAGGCGGCACTTCAGCTTGTACTTGGACTAACTCAGGGTATTTTGGATGCTCTTCCAGTGTTGATTGCAGCATTGCCGGTCATTATTACTGGGATAGTAGATTTTATTATTGGTGCAATACCTCAAATAATCGAAGCGGGTATTCAACTTCTAACATCTTTAATTTCAGCTTTACCAGAAATCATCACAGTAATTGTAGAAGCAATTCCGCAAATTGTCGACGGGCTAATAACAGCGATTTTGGGCTCAATTCCGCAGTTTATTGATGCCGGAGTGCAATTGTTAGTAGCACTGGTTCAAAATCTTCCACAGATCATTTCGACTGTTATTACTGCTATACCAAAGATTGTGTCCTCTCTTGTGAATGCTATTATTGGCAGCATACCTCAGATTATTCAGGCGGGAATCATGCTGTTAGTTTCACTGATTAAGAACCTTCCAACGATTATTGTAGAGGTTGTAAAAGCTGTACCTCAAATTATTACAGCACTGGTTAAAGGGTTTACAGGCTCAATTTGGCAAATGGCTCAGGTTGGAACCAATTTGATCAAAGGATTATGGCAGGGTATCTCAGATGCTGGAGCCTGGCTTTGGGATAAAATTTCAGGCTTTTTTGGTGGTGTTGTCGATAAAATAAAAAATTTCTTTGGCATTCATTCACCATCTACATTATTTGCTGGTATAGGCGAAAACCTTGGAGAGGGTATTGGTGTTGGTTTTGAAAAAGCAATGAATAGTGTTAGTAAGGATATGCAAAATGCTATCCCTACTGATTTTGACATCAACTCCAATCTGAATATGAATGGAGCTGGCATTAGTAGCAGCTATGGAACTTTTGAAGGTTCATTAATTACGATACAGCAGATGATTGTTCGAAGTGAGGACGACATTCGGAAGATTTCACAGGAGCTATATAATTTAATGCAAACAGGATCACGAGCTCAAGGAAGATTTATAACTGCATAA
- a CDS encoding distal tail protein Dit gives MGFVYNGINSKNMKIKAKLTRWQASPALRNSYEVVPGKAGVADFGCDSSERIITISCNVYPQKSFADLVSVLDSIAEWLNPMNGLKQLVLEDIPDRYFYARLTEQVDCERLLRTAGAFELKFICPDPHAYALIDEQFTISSVGAHEIKRLTGNADSEPVYQLKGIISSSSSTYISITTNGEELRVFGALAADEVLVIDSGLVTAKITDANGNTLRNGLAGLDELNFPILHKGENEITVSVAGATFSELKIMAKSRWR, from the coding sequence ATGGGCTTCGTTTATAATGGTATCAATTCAAAAAATATGAAGATAAAAGCAAAACTTACAAGGTGGCAGGCATCGCCCGCTCTACGAAATTCGTATGAGGTTGTTCCAGGAAAGGCGGGAGTTGCAGATTTTGGTTGTGATAGTTCAGAGCGGATCATAACAATCAGCTGTAATGTATATCCTCAAAAGAGTTTTGCAGATTTAGTGAGCGTTTTAGACTCTATTGCAGAATGGCTTAATCCAATGAATGGTCTCAAGCAGCTTGTATTAGAGGATATTCCCGATCGATACTTTTATGCTCGGCTTACTGAACAAGTAGATTGTGAGAGATTACTTAGAACTGCTGGAGCCTTTGAATTAAAATTTATTTGTCCAGATCCACACGCCTATGCACTGATAGATGAACAATTTACGATTTCCAGTGTTGGTGCTCATGAAATTAAAAGGTTAACTGGGAATGCGGATTCAGAACCGGTTTATCAACTTAAGGGGATAATCAGCAGCTCATCATCCACCTACATTTCTATTACGACAAATGGCGAAGAACTACGAGTATTTGGGGCTTTGGCAGCAGATGAAGTGCTTGTCATTGATAGTGGATTAGTAACTGCAAAAATTACCGATGCAAACGGAAATACACTTAGAAATGGGCTTGCAGGCTTGGATGAGCTTAACTTTCCTATACTGCACAAAGGTGAAAATGAAATAACAGTTTCAGTGGCGGGAGCAACTTTTTCGGAGCTGAAGATTATGGCTAAAAGCAGATGGAGGTGA
- a CDS encoding phage tail spike protein produces the protein MAIKSILTSQTDFTGEFPVSEKTVALWRFNEATPDSNNMLADDSGHNRNFFVSGWSGTSANLSSGRLGRYFRQNIINPTSEKTHLVATNDGSFFSDLGEKIVVGGWINPTTYSVGQTYIPIFNTRQGPGQPIFYVSLFQGRLRLMLYNSSGSLIYDQTETPTIPLKNNGWYFIASIIEVNSKRVQNLLCDRSDGAVWQSPVRTFTGDLNQSCVADIVMGMHANTYYYAGGFDDWFYEKDSSLTMEDLIFYFKSSILANGGDSTADVDALVDPGSVILKATSGVYAQSGQFYSIAAACGLSGTGRVSVTSEYIAGITSISLVETSTSDDLSSWTEWQAIGTSGELQSPNREYIRYRITLSTQDTSRTPKLLEIQLHDIPKPPYERLGFARPVVLDTNGAWEAVLENAFDIVVTSEVNGADILEFKLPFHDSKRETLDNEKQVQIVNDVYRIRTITDEKSSDGRVVTQVYAEAAFYDLSFSAEKEPMEFVAETPEVPMRYALLNTGWSLGNVTVNTKRTWQSTEKNALAILRTIQNIHGGDLIFDSANRLVHLLTFGGTDSGALFCYRKNMKSIQRVVDTRSLITRLYAYGKDGMTFASINGNKEYVEDYSYSSEVRVGTLDASSISNPYQLLEFANMRLAQYAKPRISYVLSAMDLSVLTGYEHEAWKLGDIVTVDDKDLNLSVKTRVVRRQYNLQEPWKTLLELSTTLRELGDSSAVWDKAADILSSADVLDRQEVKDLVPFNHLRNSRADDGLTYWLSSGFTVDPNNGVSGSASFKAEGVLGMTKSLSQTVYPASRKSYTFSVQIASENLQKGPNGKVGIEVVIEYEDGSTETRFIDLY, from the coding sequence GTGGCAATTAAATCAATCTTAACATCACAGACAGATTTTACAGGTGAGTTTCCTGTAAGCGAGAAGACAGTTGCTCTTTGGCGATTTAATGAAGCTACACCAGATAGCAATAACATGCTTGCAGATGATTCTGGTCATAACAGAAACTTCTTTGTATCCGGATGGTCAGGCACATCAGCCAACTTATCATCTGGTAGATTAGGAAGATATTTTAGGCAGAATATCATTAATCCAACAAGTGAAAAGACGCATTTAGTGGCTACCAATGATGGTAGCTTTTTTAGTGATTTAGGTGAAAAGATTGTTGTTGGTGGATGGATAAACCCAACTACTTATTCTGTGGGGCAGACGTATATCCCGATTTTCAATACTAGACAAGGCCCTGGCCAACCAATTTTTTATGTTTCTTTATTTCAGGGAAGGTTGCGATTAATGCTGTATAATTCTTCCGGCTCCCTGATATATGACCAGACAGAAACACCTACTATTCCCCTAAAGAATAACGGGTGGTACTTTATTGCATCAATCATTGAGGTAAACAGCAAAAGGGTACAGAACTTACTTTGCGATCGAAGTGATGGGGCTGTCTGGCAATCTCCAGTTCGAACATTCACGGGAGACTTAAATCAATCCTGTGTTGCGGACATTGTGATGGGGATGCATGCAAATACCTATTATTACGCAGGAGGATTTGATGACTGGTTCTATGAAAAAGATTCTTCGCTTACCATGGAGGATCTTATTTTCTATTTTAAATCTTCAATTTTGGCAAACGGTGGAGACAGCACTGCTGATGTTGATGCTCTTGTGGACCCTGGTTCTGTCATACTAAAAGCAACAAGCGGAGTCTATGCACAAAGTGGCCAGTTTTATTCGATAGCAGCTGCCTGTGGGCTTTCTGGAACGGGTAGAGTATCAGTTACAAGTGAATACATTGCAGGTATAACATCGATAAGCTTAGTTGAAACTTCTACATCAGATGATTTGTCTAGTTGGACTGAATGGCAGGCTATTGGAACAAGTGGGGAATTACAATCTCCAAACAGAGAATATATTCGTTATCGAATTACATTATCTACTCAAGACACCAGTAGAACTCCTAAACTTCTTGAAATACAACTACATGATATACCAAAACCTCCTTATGAGAGACTTGGATTTGCAAGACCAGTTGTGTTGGATACTAACGGGGCTTGGGAAGCAGTGTTAGAAAATGCCTTTGATATTGTAGTAACAAGTGAAGTAAATGGTGCTGATATTCTGGAGTTTAAACTGCCATTTCATGATTCCAAGCGAGAGACATTAGACAATGAAAAACAGGTGCAGATTGTTAATGATGTTTATCGTATTCGAACTATAACAGATGAGAAAAGCTCCGATGGAAGAGTTGTAACTCAAGTATATGCGGAAGCAGCATTTTATGATCTTTCTTTTAGTGCTGAAAAAGAACCCATGGAATTTGTTGCAGAGACACCAGAAGTCCCTATGCGCTATGCCTTACTTAATACTGGCTGGTCATTAGGAAACGTAACTGTAAATACTAAACGTACATGGCAATCAACAGAAAAGAATGCATTAGCTATCCTACGAACAATACAGAATATTCATGGAGGCGACTTGATTTTCGATAGTGCCAATCGTTTGGTACATCTTTTGACATTTGGAGGTACTGATAGTGGGGCATTGTTTTGCTATAGAAAGAACATGAAAAGTATACAGCGCGTAGTGGATACTAGAAGTCTAATCACTCGCCTTTATGCTTATGGTAAAGATGGTATGACATTTGCTTCTATCAATGGTAATAAGGAGTATGTTGAGGATTATAGCTATTCATCAGAAGTTAGAGTAGGAACGCTGGATGCTTCATCAATTAGCAATCCCTATCAGTTGCTCGAATTTGCTAATATGCGCTTAGCTCAGTATGCAAAGCCACGAATTTCATATGTTCTTTCTGCTATGGATTTATCGGTGTTGACAGGCTATGAGCATGAGGCATGGAAGCTAGGTGATATAGTAACTGTGGATGATAAAGATTTGAATTTATCTGTCAAAACTCGTGTGGTACGCAGACAATATAATCTCCAAGAACCATGGAAAACATTGCTGGAGCTATCAACAACTTTAAGAGAACTAGGGGATTCATCTGCTGTTTGGGATAAAGCTGCTGATATTTTATCTTCAGCTGATGTTCTTGACCGTCAGGAAGTAAAAGACTTAGTGCCTTTTAATCATCTACGAAATTCACGAGCTGATGACGGGTTAACCTATTGGCTTAGTTCAGGCTTTACAGTGGACCCTAATAATGGTGTATCAGGATCAGCTTCTTTTAAAGCTGAGGGAGTTTTAGGAATGACAAAAAGTCTATCCCAGACTGTGTATCCTGCAAGTAGGAAGAGTTACACATTTTCAGTGCAGATTGCATCGGAAAACCTACAGAAAGGGCCAAACGGAAAAGTTGGAATTGAAGTTGTTATTGAATATGAGGACGGTTCGACAGAAACTAGGTTTATTGATCTCTATTAG
- a CDS encoding glycosyl hydrolase family 18 protein gives MIDYLKGKRCMVWSFMGNTRMYQALRDYGDRIDTVGIFTFEVDITGSITETGTSISSMLTYINRWPHIKWLLTIMNHGTASIFTALRNNTSGAKDKFLTEIIRIMEKYPWCAGVDIDLERGGGYENKDAANALFRDIYNTVKAYDSSKLVNICLPGMTGVQGSVGGENWCVYEDLNPYCDTAAIMSYGMAWAGSAPGPVSPRDWLEGIYDYAVRVMNPEKIFLGLPAYGWNWRIHDTPENLGITYRGISNTYYAAKLWMTGGYNFTDDGPPQPMIPIIAYWDDYDKVPWALPHVYDYMEGWDAVSRTYPLLEESYNRRRYLTAYSKQQKTEFGTIFIDRSGGTPDNYFGNVSVSSQFITLGDEGEATYEFEIESAGFYDVAIRFSFPFWDKNTIHVSLDGINKVFSESRLWWPYWRTTCWSSLASSVYLSAGTHTVTVSSSVTGVQFYGFRVCSSFSEEPSAGEADFMLSPRQFKDVNGLMVQPDRGFKLTTEVLRRKPDSALIWYEDFRDENPLPSSYWTTLSGEWEVWQNKNDSAARPYSQLDGHGRLAWNYNGFSDVHLRARLAFPSDGSGRAGIFCGELFCCLNINSQRIELYNGSTLIGSYATEISKTPSSDLRSNPRMYTIEMRIRSNSVRVYSGASSILRFTASLDGYSGGYAGIQSDGRILCELIRLGDAWTYEPYERFDVIFPDGTRTEYGRLERTGVTWDSEFQVFTVNSDVEEASTRSQDISMDYDFFHSELLSLVCGNDYSVKIVPKDINVWISRLFLGDADGFSILYYQDVDSLVYWANEAAYRWKLRGIAIWSLGQEDMRLWEALPKQI, from the coding sequence TTGATTGACTATTTAAAAGGTAAGCGTTGTATGGTCTGGAGTTTCATGGGGAATACCCGCATGTATCAAGCATTACGAGACTATGGTGATCGAATTGATACGGTGGGTATTTTTACTTTTGAAGTGGATATCACCGGGTCAATAACAGAAACAGGAACAAGCATATCCAGTATGCTTACCTATATTAACCGTTGGCCTCATATCAAATGGCTACTGACTATTATGAATCATGGTACAGCTTCTATTTTTACTGCCCTTAGAAATAATACCAGTGGTGCGAAGGATAAATTTCTTACTGAGATCATTCGCATTATGGAAAAGTATCCATGGTGTGCAGGGGTTGATATAGACTTGGAACGTGGAGGTGGCTACGAGAACAAGGATGCTGCCAATGCCCTATTTCGTGACATATATAATACTGTCAAAGCCTATGATTCTTCTAAACTCGTTAATATTTGTTTACCAGGAATGACGGGAGTACAAGGCTCGGTTGGTGGCGAAAATTGGTGTGTCTATGAAGACTTAAATCCGTACTGTGATACGGCAGCGATTATGAGTTATGGCATGGCATGGGCTGGTTCTGCTCCGGGACCGGTTTCTCCGAGGGATTGGTTGGAAGGTATTTATGATTATGCTGTTCGGGTTATGAATCCTGAAAAAATATTTTTGGGATTGCCCGCCTATGGCTGGAACTGGAGGATACATGATACACCAGAGAACCTTGGAATAACATATCGTGGGATTTCAAACACTTATTATGCAGCAAAGCTTTGGATGACAGGAGGATATAACTTTACTGATGACGGGCCACCTCAACCAATGATTCCAATCATTGCGTATTGGGATGATTATGATAAGGTTCCTTGGGCGTTACCACATGTGTATGACTACATGGAAGGCTGGGATGCTGTTTCAAGAACATACCCATTACTTGAGGAATCCTACAATCGTCGCAGATATTTGACCGCCTATAGTAAGCAACAAAAAACTGAATTTGGCACAATCTTTATAGACCGTAGTGGTGGAACACCTGATAATTATTTTGGTAATGTATCAGTTTCATCTCAATTTATTACACTTGGAGATGAAGGTGAAGCCACCTACGAATTTGAAATAGAATCTGCTGGTTTTTATGATGTAGCTATTCGCTTTTCTTTTCCTTTTTGGGACAAGAATACTATCCATGTTTCGCTTGACGGAATAAATAAGGTATTTAGTGAGAGTAGGTTATGGTGGCCATATTGGAGAACAACTTGCTGGAGCTCTTTGGCTTCGAGTGTATATCTTTCAGCTGGAACTCATACTGTCACAGTTAGTTCCTCAGTAACAGGAGTACAGTTCTATGGATTTCGGGTATGTTCAAGCTTTAGTGAAGAGCCTTCTGCTGGAGAGGCTGACTTCATGTTATCCCCTCGCCAGTTTAAAGATGTGAACGGTTTAATGGTTCAGCCCGATCGAGGATTTAAATTGACAACGGAAGTACTTCGTAGAAAGCCTGATTCAGCACTAATTTGGTATGAAGACTTTAGAGATGAAAATCCGCTTCCATCCAGCTATTGGACAACACTAAGCGGAGAGTGGGAGGTGTGGCAGAACAAGAATGATTCAGCTGCTCGCCCTTATTCACAGCTTGATGGGCATGGGAGGTTAGCGTGGAATTATAATGGTTTCTCAGATGTTCATTTAAGAGCGAGATTAGCTTTTCCTTCAGATGGAAGTGGTCGAGCTGGCATTTTTTGTGGAGAACTCTTTTGCTGTTTAAATATTAATTCACAGCGTATTGAACTATATAATGGTTCTACTCTAATCGGAAGCTATGCAACCGAAATTTCTAAAACTCCATCATCAGATCTTCGCTCAAATCCAAGAATGTACACCATTGAAATGAGGATACGTAGTAATTCTGTAAGGGTTTATTCTGGAGCAAGTAGTATTTTGCGATTCACAGCGTCGCTTGATGGTTATTCAGGTGGTTATGCCGGAATTCAATCGGATGGACGTATTCTATGTGAATTAATAAGATTAGGAGATGCCTGGACTTATGAACCTTATGAAAGATTTGATGTAATCTTCCCAGATGGAACTAGAACGGAGTATGGGAGACTAGAAAGAACTGGTGTTACATGGGATAGTGAGTTTCAGGTTTTTACAGTTAACAGTGATGTGGAGGAAGCTTCAACAAGAAGTCAGGATATTTCCATGGATTATGATTTTTTTCACTCAGAGCTTTTATCATTGGTCTGTGGAAATGACTATTCAGTAAAGATTGTGCCTAAGGACATTAATGTATGGATTTCACGCCTATTTCTCGGGGATGCTGATGGCTTCTCAATTCTTTACTACCAAGACGTGGATAGCCTAGTCTATTGGGCAAATGAGGCAGCGTATCGATGGAAGCTTAGGGGGATTGCGATATGGTCTCTGGGACAGGAGGATATGAGGTTATGGGAAGCCTTACCTAAACAAATATAA
- a CDS encoding phage holin family protein, with amino-acid sequence MKEIWSWIQTAFTVLGGLLGWFLGGFDGFLYALVALMVADYITGVMCAIVEKKLSSEIGFKGIFKKVLIFILVGVGHLIDTNLIGDGSVLRTAIIFFYCSNEGVSMLENAGRLGLPIPEKLKDILVQLHNKGGKEY; translated from the coding sequence ATGAAGGAAATTTGGAGTTGGATACAAACTGCGTTTACTGTACTTGGTGGACTTTTAGGATGGTTTTTAGGAGGTTTTGATGGATTTTTATATGCATTAGTGGCATTAATGGTGGCTGATTATATCACCGGTGTCATGTGTGCCATTGTTGAAAAGAAACTATCAAGTGAAATAGGGTTTAAGGGCATATTCAAAAAAGTACTTATTTTTATTCTAGTTGGAGTTGGACATTTGATTGATACAAATCTGATCGGAGATGGGAGCGTGCTTCGGACTGCTATCATCTTTTTCTATTGCTCCAATGAAGGTGTATCTATGCTAGAAAATGCTGGTCGATTAGGACTACCAATACCAGAAAAATTAAAAGATATCCTTGTTCAGTTGCATAATAAAGGAGGTAAGGAATATTGA
- a CDS encoding N-acetylmuramoyl-L-alanine amidase, with translation MNLRKFILTENACYKAGKKITPKGIMVHSTGANNPYLRRYVGPDDGLLGVNQYNNHWNQDRPDGKQVCVHAFIGKLKDGSIATYQTLPWDHRGWHAGGSANDTHIGFEICEDGLTDASYFNAVYKEAVELCVYLCKLYNLTEKDIIGHYEGYQRGIASNHGDPKNWFPKHGKSMDTFRADVKSLLSEGAKSGETEKKKYYRVQIGAYSVKANAEAQLAKAKKAGFTDAFIKYD, from the coding sequence TTGAATCTAAGAAAATTTATTCTGACTGAAAATGCTTGTTATAAGGCAGGTAAAAAGATTACACCGAAAGGTATCATGGTTCATAGCACCGGTGCCAACAATCCTTATCTTCGTAGATATGTTGGGCCGGATGATGGTTTATTAGGTGTAAATCAGTACAATAATCACTGGAATCAGGATAGGCCCGATGGAAAACAGGTTTGTGTCCATGCTTTCATTGGAAAACTTAAGGATGGTTCAATTGCTACCTATCAAACTCTACCATGGGACCATCGAGGGTGGCATGCTGGAGGAAGTGCAAATGATACACATATTGGTTTTGAAATATGCGAGGATGGATTGACCGATGCCTCGTATTTTAATGCGGTTTATAAAGAAGCGGTAGAGCTTTGTGTTTATCTTTGCAAATTATACAATCTAACTGAAAAAGATATTATTGGCCATTATGAAGGCTATCAAAGAGGAATCGCAAGTAATCATGGTGATCCGAAAAACTGGTTTCCTAAGCATGGAAAGAGCATGGATACATTTCGTGCAGATGTAAAAAGCCTCTTAAGTGAAGGAGCTAAATCTGGAGAAACAGAGAAAAAGAAATACTACCGCGTTCAAATCGGTGCTTATTCCGTAAAAGCCAATGCAGAGGCCCAGCTTGCCAAAGCGAAAAAGGCTGGCTTTACGGATGCGTTTATAAAGTATGATTAA
- a CDS encoding SHOCT domain-containing protein has translation MQITKITDKQDLLLNLKRKYLSAEALQREFDYYRAEKLLHQMLDKGLISKEEFNKIMLLNRETFSPMLAQIMPDIP, from the coding sequence ATGCAGATTACTAAAATTACAGATAAACAGGATCTACTATTAAATCTAAAAAGGAAATATCTAAGTGCCGAGGCTCTTCAAAGAGAATTTGATTATTATAGGGCGGAAAAGCTATTACATCAAATGCTTGATAAGGGTCTTATTTCAAAGGAAGAGTTCAACAAAATTATGCTATTAAACCGCGAAACTTTCTCACCTATGTTAGCACAGATAATGCCCGATATTCCTTGA